A segment of the Triticum urartu cultivar G1812 chromosome 1, Tu2.1, whole genome shotgun sequence genome:
TGCTACGCACCTCCGCAGCCAGTGACAACCATGGTAACCACGCCGGCAGCAAGCAGCAGAGGCACGCAATTGGAAGGAGCAGCAGCAGCATAAGCATGCACCGGCGGCGGCGAGCAGCAGCAGCACGGCGGCGGAGCAGCGGCGAGCAGGAGCAGTAGTAACACGCAACGGTGGCGGAGCAGCGGCGagcaacagtagtagcagcaCGCACTGGCGCTGGCGGTGGAGCAGCGGCGAGCAGTAGCAGCACGCACCGACCATGAACAGTGGCAGCACGCACCGACGATGGAGCAGTGGCAAGCAGCAGTAGCAGCACGCACCGGCGGCGGAGCAGCGGCGAGCAGTAGTAGCACGCACCGGCGGCGAACAGTAGCAGCACGCACTGGCGACGGAGCAGCGGCGagcagtagcagcacgcaacggGGAGAAGCAGCGGTGAGCAACACACATCGGCAACAAGCAGTATCAACACgcaccggcggcggcggcgagcagcagcagcaacagcaacagcacaCACTGGCGGCGGCGACCAACACACGCAACAGCGACGCGCAATAGTAGCATTTAGTGATCGTACCAGTAGTAGTACGGGCAAGGGTCACCGACGAGGCCCGAGGTCACCAGCAAGGCCATACGAGCTTCACGTAAGTCACCGGCCGGCCACGAGAAGGCCTTCACGCGAAGAAAGCTTTTATTCGGCCACCAAAAGAAAGAGTAAATATAGAGAAACTTTCAAGAAGAGGAGTAAAATTTTACTCCCTTACGACTGATAAAGGATCAGCTAGGTACCGGTTAGAGGAGTAAAACCGTATTTTTACTTCTCTAATTGGTTATAAAGGATAGGTTAAAGATGTCCTTATACCTTAAGACAGTTCTTGGTGTGCACATATGGCTCTGTACAAATATTTGATTATCACTTTTGATATGTCCTAAGCTTATGTTCTAAGCTGGTTACTACTGATATATTCGTTTGACCGTCAACTAATTTAGAACGAAGGAAATACTAAAATACACAACCTTGTAATTGTAATCATTCTGGCATTCATTCGTTTGTTTCGACGTAGTACCTGCAGGGCTGCAAGCGAAACCTGCCGGAAATGACATCCAGATTCTAGAACGGCCCGAGGAAGAGGAAGCACGCGACCTGGACGGGCACCGTGTGATTCCTGGGACAGAGCTCGAGCAGCCGCTGATCGACCGGGTGAAGGCCATGCTCGGGTCGATGGGCGACGGCAAGATCAGCGTGTCGGCGTACGACACGGCCTGGGTGGCCCTGGTGCCGAGGCTCGACGGCGGAGACGGGGCCCAGTTCCCCGCCGCCCTCCGGTGGATCCTCGGGAACCAGCTGCCCGACGGCTCCTGGGGCGACGCGGCCCTCTTCTCCGCCTACGACCGGATCACCAACACCCTCGCGTGCGTCGTGGCTCTCACCAAATGGTCGCTCGGCCCCGAAAACTGCACGAGAGGTACGCATGCATGCACACTGAACCAGGCATGAGTTTGGTGAAACTGAACGTGCGTTTTGTTCACTCGATCAGGGCTGAGTTTTCTGGAGGACAACATGTGGAGGCTGGCCGAGGAAGACTCGGAGTCGATGCCCATCGGCTTCGAGATCGCCTTCCCTTCTCTCCTGGAGGCGGCCAGGAGCCTGGACGTGGTGTTCCCGTATGACCACCATGCTCTGCAGCGCATATATGCCAACAGAGAAGTGAAGCTCAAAAAGTACATATCCTCCTAGACAAGTGCAGCATCTTTGCCTTCAATTTCTTTCCATGTCGATGGAGAGGCTAACATTTCTGTAACTACATTGCTGATTACTTTGATCCGAAGGATTCCGATGGAGATGATGCACAGCATTCCGACGACGATCCTGCACTCCCTTGAAGGGATGCCCGGGGTGGACTGGCGCAAGATCCTCAGGCTCCAGTCCAGTGACGGGTCCTTCCTGTTTTCTCCGGCGGCTACAGCCTCTGCCCTCATGCAGACCGGTGACGCAAAATGCTTCGAGTATATAGACAGGATCGTGAAGAAGTTCGACGGAGGGGGTAAGAGATCAATTAATGAAACCCGTCCCATGCAGTACAACACTGACGTTGGACTGGAGTACATTATTCGTCTTGGCTGACCATGCATTTTTCAGTTCCCAATGTTTACCCGGTCGATCTCTTCGAGCACATCTGGGTCGTCGATCGGCTGGAGCGCCTTGGGATCTCGCGCTACTTCAAGCAAGAAATCAAACAGTGCTTGGACTATGTCCACAGGTTTGGTTCCTCCTTCATATATAGCTGTGTTTTGCTGAACATCGGTGTGCTGACCTTAAACTTCTTCTCGCTCCATGACCAAAGCTTCTTCTAACCTCTTTACTCATATATGCTGTAGGCACTGGACTGAGGAGGGGATATGCTGGGCGAGGAACTCTGCCGTGGTAGACGTGGACGACACAGCCATGGCGTTCCGGCTGCTGCGGCTGCACCGATACAACGTCTCCCCAAGTACGTACGACCCATGGTTCTCCCTCTTCTGAATCAAAATACTGGTGTTGTCATGTTGTGCATATCTCCCGAGTGTAAGTTTTTTACGTCGCGTGACAAACAAAACAAAACCGATGCCGATCCGCAGGCGTGTTCGAGAACTTTGAGAAGGATGGGGAGTTCTTCTGTTTCGTGGGGCAATCAACACAGGCGGTCACTGGGATGTACAACCTGAACAGGGCCTCTCAGGTAAGATTTCCCGGAGAGGACGTGCTGCAGCGTGCTGGCAGATTCTCCTATGAGTTCCTTAGACAAAGGGAGGCCCGGGGCACGATCCGGGACAAATGGATCATTTCAAAGGATCTACCAGGCGAGGTAATTAAACACCTCCATCCTTTTTCTTTTTGACCCGGTGACCGTATATTTTCATTTAAAAAAAAGTATGGACATGCAAGTGAAAAAAAGGAAACAAAGTGTCACTCAACCTATGCCCGTTTTATGAAACATATTGTACAAGTAGTTCAGAAACTggatttgttttttttttgcaagGAGAAACTAGATTTGGTTTGACTGTGTGCATCTTAACTATGCAGAGGCCAGGTGTAATATCTAAACCCTTAATAAAAAAAATAAGATAAAAGATCCATCCATTGAGGTGGGTCGGAGCTTGTCTAAAGATTTTATCATTCCTTACAGACCAGGTGCTACAGCAACTCATAATAATAATATCCGATGCTATCTCATTGTTAATGGCTTGAATCCTGAAGCATATTCATCAAAGCTTGAGACTCCATCCTACTAATCAATCGCTTTAGACAGAATGGGAAGtaacgtactccctccgtccttaAAAAAATGTACTTTCAACTTTATTGGAAAGTCAAAAAAAAATATGTTTGGCCGTATTTATACAATAACAGATCAACATTTGCGTCATCAAATTAGTAGCATTAGATTCGTGATAAGATATATTTTCGTTATATACCTATTTGGTTTCACAAGCATTGATATATTTTTGCACAAACTCGGTTAAACTTTGAGATAGTTTGACCCTCCAACAAAGTTAAAAGTATACTCTTTTAAGGACGGGGGGAGTAACTCTCAACAACTAGAGAGGGATTGCAGTTGATATTACAATATAAGTATTTTAGAAACCGAAACAAAATAACCATATATGGATATGTACAATAACGTAAATAACTCTGTATGTGATCATAGGTACAATATGCACTGGACTTTCCTTGGTATGCAAGCTTGCCGCGTGTAGAAGCAAGAGTCTACCTAGATCAAtatggcggtgatgatgatgtctGGATTGGGAAGACACTCTACAGGTAAAACAAAAATGGTTTACGACGGTGCACCAATCAATTTTAAACAATTTTAGTTTGTTCGTTGCACAACAAAGGCAATGTAGAACTGACTTACCAATATGTGATAAACTGAATGGCTTTCGCAGGATGCCACTTGTGAACAACAACACCTATCTCGAGCTGGCAAAGCGTGATTTCAATCGCTGCCAAATCCAACATCAGCTTGAGTGGCATGGCCTACAAAAGTATGCATCAATCTTACATAATACTCAGTATTTTGTTAATGGGTGTGTCTAGAGTACATCTAGATGTGCgctagttattgcacatctaagtgagtgaatcaagcataaagaggaaaaaaaaagaaaaaggaattATCCACACGAATCTCGACGTAAGATCAATGATataggacttagatgtgcaatacttatgccacatctagatgtgctttagcaagaCTATTTATTAATTATATCACATTTTCCTGCATGAGAACTTATATTTCCATGCACGTAGGTGGTTTACAGAGAATGGCCTCGAGGCTTTTGGGGTGGCTCCAAGAGATGTATTGAGAGCTTATTTTCTAGCTGCCGCTTGCATTTTTGAACCAAGTCGTGCCACAGAGCGACTTGCATGGGCCAGAGCATCAGTGATGGCCAACATTATTTCTAAATATCTTCGTAGCGATTTGTCGGGTAATAAAATGGTGGAACGGTTTATGCATGGTGGCCTCTATGAAGGAAATAATGATATATCATGGTAAGTACATTAAACGAGCATCCCTATATACAGTCTAAATCATCACGTCATATGGTAAATATTTGCATGCTTAATTGGACCACTTTTGACTAATCCTAGTAATTTGGTATATGATTTCCACCAGTGAACAATTAAGATACATATGTGTAATACATTTTTATTTTGTAccccctccgtcccaaaattcttgtcttaaatttatctaaatacggatgtatcaagtcaagttttagtattagatacatccatatctagacaaatttaagacaagaagTTTGGGACGGAGGGGGTAAACTTAAGATCCCCATATTTGAATAATAATTCTTTTTTACTTGATAAAATGTCACACAATATCTTTAAGCACAACCATGTAGTAATTCGTCACTGTACTATTAGAAAAACATAGTCTTTCGTTATAGACTCTTTTCATTTTAAATATGCTTCGTATGACACAACTTGTGCATCTAGGCTTAAAGGAGATGCAAAAGTGGAAATTCTTGTGGGCGCACTTGAGAAACTTATTGATTTATTGGCACAAACAGCGCTACATGTTGGTGAAGAACCCATGCACAACAACAATTTGTTACGTTGTGTTGTAAGTTAAATGAGCAATTGCGCATGTCTGGGAGTTATTAAATGCAATGGTCTCTCTTAGATAAAAATTCTAATATATATCTTTGAACTTCTAGTGGGTCGAATGGATGATGCAAGAGATAAATAGAGATGATGGCACAAACAATATGAGCGTTATTGAAGCAGGGTCATGCATGGTTCATGACAAACAAACATCTTTGCTTCTAGTTAAAATTATCGAGATTTGTGCTGGACGAATTGGTGAAGCATCATCTATGGTAAATAGCAAGGACAATACTTGGTTTATTCAACTTGCATCCTCTATCTGTGACAGTCTTCACCACAGGATGTTACTTTCACAGGTAACTTTTATGCTTAATTTTCTTGACATTTTTGTGGTTAACCATGTGATACATTGGTGATTGTATTTTTCTTTTCATTTGTCGGTGCAACGTGTGTTTACTTTTGTTGCTATCTACTACGTACAATATTTGCATGTACACACAAACTACAAAAGGTACTTCCCATTGGAAAAAGAGCCACATATTTTTTCTATATAAGCTACAATTATGTATTAGATGGGCATGTAATATATTTATGATAGCTATTGTAAGTTGGTCCACATATTCCATACCGCATAGCTACAAGTTGCTTTTAATAACTATAATTTTTCAACTTCTACATTTTTAACCATTGTACTAATGATGCAATTTATAGGACACTGAGGAGAATAAGGCAGTAACAAGTCGCATGGACAAGAAAATTGAGGTGGACATGCAAGAACTTGCCCAAAATATTCTTCAGTCATATGATGATAGAGCAAGTAACAACACGAAGCAAACCTTCTGGAGTGTTGTGAAAAGTTGTTACTATGTTGCTAATTGCCCTTCCTACATATTTGATAGACATGTTTCAAAAGTTATTTTTGAACATGTCTTTTGAAAGAAAAAACTTACAATGATGGGGATGGAAGTGAAATTGTACATACAAAGAAATGTTGTAGGAATGCTGGTGGAATGGCGCGTAAGTGATAGTTCTCCTATTGGAAGTTGGTTGTTAGGTTGATATTTTTTCCAGAACCCGCAAAAGCTTTGCGTGTCTTTTATATTAAGATTGAAGAAGAGTTTTACATTTGCAGGAGGATATTACATGGCTGAAAGGCCTCGCAAGATATCACAAACATCTACTAGTACTCTACGTGAATTCCCCTAGGTAGATTTCTTATAAGATTTTGTCCACCACCACCTGCTGGCTTGATGCAATTTTGTCAAAGGTCCTACCACTGCGCTCAAGCCATAGTTTATGCATGCCCATAGCACGCCTCTTGGCAAGGGTGACCATGCCCATATGAAACAACCATTCGCAGATAGTCGAATCCCCTGATGGAGTCAAAGATTGCATAACATCATACCAGACTCGTTGTGAGAAGGGGCACTACACCAATAGGTGATGCATGCTCTCTGGTTCCTGGCAGCAAAGTGGACTAATGGTTGATGCGGCAATCCCCTCTGGGCTAGCCTATCTGTAGTCCAGCAGTTGTTATGCAGTACCGGTCAAACAAACACTTTAGCCTGAAGATACGCATGCGAGGACCACACTTGTTCTAGACTAGGGAATTCCTCAAGCCCTTTAAACAAGGCTTTTTAGGAAAATTGAGATGAGAAATTACCATTAGTTTCAAGCTTCTAGGTGAACTGATCCTCAACCATTTTATTCAATTGAACATGGTTGAGCTTCTCATAAGATACATAATTGTGCAATTGCCGGTAATGAAAATTGACCATGAATTTTGGACCCATTTCCCTCCTCAAGAGTGAGCACCACAGTGTCAGATAGTGCTTTGGGGCACACGAAGGGAAGAAGATCAGGGGCAATATTAACCTGTACCCCCATTAATCAATGCATCTTGCGAGATTACAATTTTCATATCGTTTCGCAAACTAAATTTGTTCTTGGTGTAGTAGAAGATCTCCTTAGGTAGTCTCAACGCGTTGATTTTGAGGTCCTTCCATGGCCGATCCTCCTTAGATCACTCGAGCCAGTACCATCTAGCATGCAAGGCTGCATTCATCAATTTTAAATTAGGCCAGCCGAGCTCGTCTAGGGATTTCGGTCTGCAAACCACCTCCCAAACCACTAGACAATGGCCCCCTTGGCATCATCGCACCTCTCCATAGAAATTCGGATCACGTGTTGGCATACGAAAAAATGGAGTGGACAAGAGGACAAAACTAGTTAAGATGAGTCGATCAGCACGCTTAAGCATCAAAGTTTCCCAGCTAGAAATTGCATGAGCAACACTATCGACCAGCGGCTGAGGATCAACTTTCCACATCCTCCATGGACTAAGGGGAAGCCCTATATATTTGCACAGGAATGTTCGAATCAGGCTTCGCAAAAGGCCAGCAAGGTGTACTTTATCCTGCTCGCACCTGATGGGAATCACCTGGCTCTTATCCATATTAACAAGCATTCCAGAAACTGTTGCAAAATTGAAAAGAAGCTCTCTAGTGGGGACACATTCATGCTACACATGTCTAAGAAAAAGGACCACGTCGTTGGTGAAGAGGGAAATGTGATACCGAATGTCAAGATTGCGCATTGCCCCCAAAACTTGAACTTCTTCCACTTTGCTTCAGATAATATGACTCGGAATGTCCATAACTAGGAACAACATTGGAGATATTGGATCTCCCTGCCTCAAACCTGTAGCATGCAAAAAATAGAATTGCTAGTGCCACCATTTACAACAACTTTTGTGTCGATAGTTCATAAAAGAGTGGCGATCCAAAGCAACCATCTTGGAAAAATCCTAAAACATAGAATCACATTCAGGAAAGGCCATGCAATCGTGTCGAAAAGCACATGCAATgttaaaggaaatatgccctagaggcaataataaagttgttatttatatttccttatatcatgataaatgtttattattcatgctagaattgtattaaccggaaacttagtacatgcgtgaatacataaacaaatagagtatcactagtttgcctctacttgactagctcgttgaatcaatgatgattatgtttcctaaccatagacatgagttgtcatttgattaacgagatcacatcattagcacatcattagagaatgatgtgattgacttgacccatccgttagcttagcacgatgatcgtttagtttgttgctattgctttctccataacttatacatgttcctatgactatgagatcatgcaactcccgaataccggaggaacactttgtatgctaccaaacgtcacaacgtagcTGGATGATTATAATGGTGCTCTACAactgtctccaatggtgtttgttgagttggcatagatcgagattaggatttgtcactccgagtatcggagaggtatctctgggccctctcggtaatgcacatcactataagccttgcaagcattgtgactaatgagttagttgcaggatgatgcattacggaacgagtaaagagactttccggtaacgatattgaactaggtattgagaaaccgacgatcgaatcttgggcaagtaacataccgatgacaaagggaacaacgtatgttgttatgcggtttgaccgataaaggtcttcatagaatatgtaggaaccaatatgagcatccaggttccgctattggttattgaccggaagtgagtctcggtcatgtctacatagttctcgaacccgtagggtccgcacgcttaacgttcggtgacgatcgatattatgagtttatgtgttttgatgaaccgaaggttgttcggagtcctggatgtgatcacaggcatgacgaggagtctcgaaatggtcgagacataaagatcgatatattggaagcctatgtttggacctcgaatggttccgagtggttcgggcatttttccggagtaccgggaggttaccggaaccccccggaagaagttatgggccttatgggccataagaaggaagcacaccagcccacaaggggctggtgcaccccccttgggcaggaggccgaattggaataggtttggggggggggctttccttctctcctactcctccttcccttcctctcttactccaactagggaagggggagaTCCttctcccggtgggagtaggacccccctagggtgcgccacaactttatcattgatctcttagctgtgtgcggtgcccccctccaccataatccacctcggtcatatcgtagcggtgcttaggcgaagccctgttccggtagcatcatcatcactgtcatcatgccgccgtgctgacgaagcactccctcgacactctgctggatcgtgagttcgtgggatgtcaccgagctgaatgtgtgcagatcgcggagatGCCGTACTTTCAGTAGGGCCAATTCCAGTTGtgcccctaactcgaacccacAACTAGCTCGAACCCACaactcagttttgcccctaatttttaggtatgctcagttttgcccctccaTCGTTTGtgtcacttatagaaatgcccttttgcGTTGTTACCGTCCAGTCAAAGAACTTTGACCATCcataaaaaatagcaaaaaaataaaaaaaactgaaatttttggggatcgaagatagtcatgtccgcaaggcgCGTGCAAATTTTGGTGTTGGTTGGACACTCCGGGAGCTCGTggcaaaggaaaacaaaaataatttatgcccatgaacagtaaattcgaaaaaatagcaacaaaattcaaaaaaagttGATTTTTTGGCTTCAAATAGGCTTGAGTGCAcaaggtgcttgcaagttttGGTGATCAAATGGCGTACGAGGCGCTCtggagaaaaaaaacaaaatagtgcattttttcaaagtttttttgagctaaattttactccctccgtcccataatataaaaaCATTTTTGATACTACACTAGTAtaaaaaacgttcttatattatgggacggagggagtagcttttTTCTCCACGAGCTCCTATGATGTTCAAACACCACAAAAATGTGCACACATCTTGCGCACCTGAGTATCTTCAGTCCCACAAAATTTcttattttttgattttttttcctctatttttttgaatttattaTTCACATACGTACAAAATTTATG
Coding sequences within it:
- the LOC125551712 gene encoding ent-copalyl diphosphate synthase 1, chloroplastic-like isoform X3; the protein is MQLRLSSPAGAPFRHGEPRLLPRALAKGPCRLRGKGDAGGTRVARRTSSVSSTPTKVPAGLQAKPAGNDIQILERPEEEEARDLDGHRVIPGTELEQPLIDRVKAMLGSMGDGKISVSAYDTAWVALVPRLDGGDGAQFPAALRWILGNQLPDGSWGDAALFSAYDRITNTLACVVALTKWSLGPENCTRGLSFLEDNMWRLAEEDSESMPIGFEIAFPSLLEAARSLDVVFPYDHHALQRIYANREVKLKKIPMEMMHSIPTTILHSLEGMPGVDWRKILRLQSSDGSFLFSPAATASALMQTGDAKCFEYIDRIVKKFDGGVPNVYPVDLFEHIWVVDRLERLGISRYFKQEIKQCLDYVHRHWTEEGICWARNSAVVDVDDTAMAFRLLRLHRYNVSPSVFENFEKDGEFFCFVGQSTQAVTGMYNLNRASQVRFPGEDVLQRAGRFSYEFLRQREARGTIRDKWIISKDLPGEVQYALDFPWYASLPRVEARVYLDQYGGDDDVWIGKTLYRMPLVNNNTYLELAKRDFNRCQIQHQLEWHGLQKWFTENGLEAFGVAPRDVLRAYFLAAACIFEPSRATERLAWARASVMANIISKYLRSDLSGNKMVERFMHGGLYEGNNDISCGSNG
- the LOC125551712 gene encoding ent-copalyl diphosphate synthase 1, chloroplastic-like isoform X1, whose protein sequence is MQLRLSSPAGAPFRHGEPRLLPRALAKGPCRLRGKGDAGGTRVARRTSSVSSTPTKVPAGLQAKPAGNDIQILERPEEEEARDLDGHRVIPGTELEQPLIDRVKAMLGSMGDGKISVSAYDTAWVALVPRLDGGDGAQFPAALRWILGNQLPDGSWGDAALFSAYDRITNTLACVVALTKWSLGPENCTRGLSFLEDNMWRLAEEDSESMPIGFEIAFPSLLEAARSLDVVFPYDHHALQRIYANREVKLKKIPMEMMHSIPTTILHSLEGMPGVDWRKILRLQSSDGSFLFSPAATASALMQTGDAKCFEYIDRIVKKFDGGVPNVYPVDLFEHIWVVDRLERLGISRYFKQEIKQCLDYVHRHWTEEGICWARNSAVVDVDDTAMAFRLLRLHRYNVSPSVFENFEKDGEFFCFVGQSTQAVTGMYNLNRASQVRFPGEDVLQRAGRFSYEFLRQREARGTIRDKWIISKDLPGEVQYALDFPWYASLPRVEARVYLDQYGGDDDVWIGKTLYRMPLVNNNTYLELAKRDFNRCQIQHQLEWHGLQKWFTENGLEAFGVAPRDVLRAYFLAAACIFEPSRATERLAWARASVMANIISKYLRSDLSGNKMVERFMHGGLYEGNNDISWLKGDAKVEILVGALEKLIDLLAQTALHVGEEPMHNNNLLRCVWVEWMMQEINRDDGTNNMSVIEAGSCMVHDKQTSLLLVKIIEICAGRIGEASSMVNSKDNTWFIQLASSICDSLHHRMLLSQDTEENKAVTSRMDKKIEVDMQELAQNILQSYDDRASNNTKQTFWSVVKSCYYVANCPSYIFDRHVSKVIFEHVF
- the LOC125551712 gene encoding ent-copalyl diphosphate synthase 1, chloroplastic-like isoform X2, encoding MQLRLSSPAGAPFRHGEPRLLPRALAKGPCRLRGKGDAGGTRVARRTSSVSSTPTKGLQAKPAGNDIQILERPEEEEARDLDGHRVIPGTELEQPLIDRVKAMLGSMGDGKISVSAYDTAWVALVPRLDGGDGAQFPAALRWILGNQLPDGSWGDAALFSAYDRITNTLACVVALTKWSLGPENCTRGLSFLEDNMWRLAEEDSESMPIGFEIAFPSLLEAARSLDVVFPYDHHALQRIYANREVKLKKIPMEMMHSIPTTILHSLEGMPGVDWRKILRLQSSDGSFLFSPAATASALMQTGDAKCFEYIDRIVKKFDGGVPNVYPVDLFEHIWVVDRLERLGISRYFKQEIKQCLDYVHRHWTEEGICWARNSAVVDVDDTAMAFRLLRLHRYNVSPSVFENFEKDGEFFCFVGQSTQAVTGMYNLNRASQVRFPGEDVLQRAGRFSYEFLRQREARGTIRDKWIISKDLPGEVQYALDFPWYASLPRVEARVYLDQYGGDDDVWIGKTLYRMPLVNNNTYLELAKRDFNRCQIQHQLEWHGLQKWFTENGLEAFGVAPRDVLRAYFLAAACIFEPSRATERLAWARASVMANIISKYLRSDLSGNKMVERFMHGGLYEGNNDISWLKGDAKVEILVGALEKLIDLLAQTALHVGEEPMHNNNLLRCVWVEWMMQEINRDDGTNNMSVIEAGSCMVHDKQTSLLLVKIIEICAGRIGEASSMVNSKDNTWFIQLASSICDSLHHRMLLSQDTEENKAVTSRMDKKIEVDMQELAQNILQSYDDRASNNTKQTFWSVVKSCYYVANCPSYIFDRHVSKVIFEHVF